The nucleotide sequence CGGTAAGCCAACAACTCCTTGTACTCAAAAATTTCCTGCATTAGATATCTGAGGAAAAAGGATGAGCCATGTAAAAGAGTCATACCAGATGCTTTTTATCTTTCCATGGACTTACCATGGAGCTTGTCACCTGATATTTCGTCATCAGTCATGAAACTTTCCTTCATCCAGGTGGCCATGGCTATCCAATAGTTGAATCATTCCCTTCAAATAATCGAACTTCCGGGCTTGTTTATATTCTAATATAACACCTTGTGGGTATGGCCTTGCATGTTCGGTGTGCGCTGTCTATGGAGTGATCTATTTAAATGGATGGGAGTTAaaagattttttgtttttttttaccaGTATCTTTCGGTCCAATGATGATATGCATGGCTTgctatatgatttatttagctGTTACATTGAAAATTATGCTGTCAATGGCAGGTGGGAATCCATCCATCAGCTGCTGAAGAATTTGTAACAATGCGGTCTCTGACGAGGCGTGTTGCTGCTGGTGGTAAAGCGAAGACGAATTTGTAAGGAGAATTTTCATCTCCAAAAGAAATTATAGCTTGCATTTCATTTGTCATGCAAAAATAATTTTACCCACAGATTGTTGTTAAAAACCCAGTTACTGGAGGTCCCACCAGTTTCCTACCTGTTTTACGAAACAGTTGAGATTGTTGTAAAAACATTCCAAAGGTTACAGGGTGAAATCTGCATTGTCATCAAAAACTTAGTTGTAAGCTCGTCGCCCGTTACATAGGTCGATGCTCGTGAAGGGCAGCAGTAAGGAGCCGAGACTTCATGGCCGGGGTGGAGCACTTGTGCCTCCCCACTGGTGCGAGGATGATGCTGCACCAGCCTGTGGTATGTGCTGCTGGGGTGCATGGAGGCCAAGAagaggctgaggaggagggcagGGTGCTGATGATAAGCTTCGGGGTGGGGTTCAAGTGCAACTGTTGCTTGTGGGAGATGCTGATCAGAGACATGGAGGCGCGGGACGACCGTATCCAAAGCTAAGCTGCCCTCCTCGATCCCTAGTCAACCCCTTCATTTATGGGTGGATCCATGACGACGACCAGGCTCTTCTTCTAGAGTTCTATCTCCTTTCTTTGATGTTTTTGGGAGATAATATAGTTGTGTTCGtgtgcgctctctctctctctctctctctctctctctctctctctctctctctctctatatatatatatatatatatatatatatatatatatatatatatatatatatatatatatatatatatatatatatatatatatatatatatatatatatatatatatatatatatatatatatatatatatatatcggaAGCACTCATCTTCTGGCCATCTAAAAATGAACTTTGATGGTAGTATGCTAGATGGCAGAGGTTGCACGGGAGTTGTATTTATGATTAGGGAGCACGAGTCTAGGTTGATCGATCGCTGCAGAAGGGCGACGCACCTTCGAGACATCAATTCTTGGAGAGGAACTTAGGGTTGTATGGGAGGGAGTCTTCTATTCAAGGCGAGTATTAGAGGCTGCGAGCATCATCCTGCAAGGAGATCTAGTGGAGATGATAGGGCGAATTCTATAAAAGAGGTCGGAGGTGTTCAATCACCTATTTCTAGATGACAACCAAAGGCTGTTGAGGGAGTGTCAGGCTTTTCAGGttgtatatatattttagaAGGCGAACAGAGCTGCTGATTGGGCCGCCTCTTTTACTGCTCACCATTCTGGAAAGATTTTCTGGACTCGTTTTGTATCTGTTCCTCCACCgctgtagagtatcctaagtcAGATGACAGTGCTAGTACAAAACTAGTGTGAGCAGATgtaccaaaataataataataatttactaTTTGATCTATTAATAAAAAACACAAAAATATTAAGTCGCTCTTCTATCGGTTGGCTTGGCGGGGAGTGGAAGAAACACGGGTATTGCTGTGGTGTTGGTAAGAGCCGGTCGCGTCGTATCAGGTTCGACACCACGAGGATGGGTTGGGCCCTCAGCCTCGTGGGTTGCCCCCTCAGTTTTCAACTTTTGCAACTAACATTAGCATGTGGGAGTGCGTGTTCTTAGGCTAGACTTCTTTGAGCATTGTTGGCCCTTTATTTTTGTTCTTCGTGACGTCCTAAATGTCACTTGATAGATCCATCATAGATCTAGAGTAAAACGAACCCATGTAACAAATTAATCCAAGGTGAAAGGAATCCATCTAATAATTTTAATGAATCCGGCTGATTTTACTCTACATTTATGGTGGATGTAGTCCGCCAAataatttcttcttcttaagttaTGGAGATTGCCTCGTCTTTATTGATCACAATAGGATTGATTGTGACATTGAAAAGTGAAATAAGGTACGAGAGCCACATAGCCGTACATAAGTATAACGCTGGAGCATTTTTAGGTGCTCGATCATCCAACTTTAAAGATAGAAGGTCATGGGTGTCAAAAATGTACttaaaaattctaataaaataaataaataaaaaccatGTTATATTCCTAATCGATTGCAAAGGGGCACCATTACTACTGTGCTGTTAATTGATGTTTAACGCCGGGAAGAGTTGGCTAAGGTCCTATTTATGCAACATGGATAAATATAATTTCATGCACAAACGGTAACTAAGTAAGAAATAATTTAGGAGAGAATTAAGAGACGCTGTTTTGAAGGTAGAGTCTTTAATTTGGGTTTCAACCTCGTAATTAAAGACGGAAAGGGAGAGGGGACGATGAAGGAAATGTAAAatgctaacttttttttttttttgcgttatTGTAAACCCTCCTGCATCCCCACTTTAATTTAGGGTACAGGACTCAAGATTAGATGGTCCCAAAAAAAGGACCAACTCTCTCAGGCCCCAAAACATTAATCTTGCATCGCAACTCTCGTCTTACAGCTTGCTCGGGCACATTAGAGTTCCTCCCCAACAGTAGAGAAAAATTACAGGAACATCTCTTTGAGTTTGAATAAGAAACACTCCGGCCTCaagttttttaaaatttcaattaGATTGGATAACTAAATTTTTTGTTGCAATATGGCCCAACCATTTGTCTCCACGAGGAGCAGTTATCACACGATCGTTACGTAATAACATAACAGTGTAAAGGCACCATAATTGTTCCTAATTTATTGGCTTAGATCTGACATCACAATCCTCCATCACATATCATTGTAACTTCTTGTTGTTTAATGAAAAGTTCAACGTAACACAAAAAGGTATTCTTTTATTCTTCAACACTTGTTATAAGAATTGCTACTATATATTATGAATTCTCCACGTATTGTGTGATGAAGATGAAATTGAACTTTGGATGGTGAAGATGGAATTTTTTAATTCCTTGTTACCTATATATTGAAGAGTTGATCTAGACTTCTTCCAATAATTAGACATACTTTTCTGCCTAGCAATTAAAGACCCTTGACTTGTCAAGtagtgcataaaaaaaaatttatttcatataattatagtgcacaataaaataaaaatagtcgaaagttataaaataaaatagttatttAAGAAAATTATAAACTATAGCAGTAACTATTTAGTTTTATAGGATTAGTTTTATGAATTCTGATTTTTTCAAATAGTGCTATTTTAGTGATGTTTGTTATTTGATGGCATCAGAACAAACAAAATAGAATACTTTTAGAGATGAACAATTAAGTAAATTTAAATTACTAAATTaatgaaaaagagagagggggtgtTATTGCTTGTCCAGGTGGAAATGAGATGATTATAAAGCAAGAATGGGCTTGAAGGATGGAAGGAGAGACATTGTTTCCCACGTGGACCATATTTTTAGTGTCCTCGGTGTAGAGGAAGTGAATCTCTTATTCTTactaaactcttcttttttgAGATTTTATCTCGAGATATGCATAATTAATGTTtagatcaaaaaaataaaagtgtaATGCTTTCCATTAACTAGAAATAACTGTCTCTCTATGTGTGcgtgtgtatatgtgtgtgtatatatgtatgtatatatatatatatatatatatatatatatatatatatatatatatatatatatatatatatatatatatatatatatatatatatatatatatatatatatatatgtatatgtgttatgtatgtatgtatgtatgtatgtatgtatgtatgtatgagtCAGATAACATATTTAGCATTAATACCTTGTAAAAAGAGATAACAATTTTAAACTAATAATAGAGTATCCAAATTGACGGTCCAATATATTGAACAGGCTTATACAACAAAAATACCTGGTAACcaatattcatatatttttatGGTCTCTATGCATCAAACCATTACAAAAATGAACAAATGCAATTGTACTTGTATGGTAAAATGCATGATACGACGCATAATTTGAAAAATCATTGTGATAGGGAGTTGGAAAGGTGAAACTCAGCGCCTTGTGCCACCAGAGCACGACTTGTTTTAATTTTCGTGTGGGGACTGGGCTTTTCTCGAACGCTTGGTGAGTGAAGGAGATGGGTGATCAAAGCACTGGAACTATAAAGGCGGCTTTGGCAAATGAGGATCGACGGGCTGGATCGGCTAAATGGCCGATTGGTAGTGAGGATCGGCCACTCCCGAGGAGTGCTAAGACCAACTCTTCATGATCGACGGTGGCACAAGCACCCCTCAGCAGCCAACATGGACCAACTATAGGATATCTAAAGAGGAGCTCGAGAACCTCCAAGGACACTTCACGGAGGTCCTCGAGCTACCATCGGAAGGAGTGGAAAAGTCTAGGAGAGCATGGAGCTCGACAACAGTGATTGTGCGTAGCCTAGGCCAACAAATATCGGTGGAGTGGATTGTCCAGGAGCTGTGATTTGAGGAAAAGTTAGACTACAGCATCAAATCTTTTCCGATGGCGGAGGAACACCACACCTTCCACTTTAAGAATGAAGATGATCGGAACTCGGCATTGGACAACAGCTCGTGGTTGGTGGCGGGCTAGCTGCTGGCCATAGAGAAATGGATGTCAGACTTCATTCCGAGTGTCAACTCGGTGAACCGAGTCATTGTTTGGATCTATCTTCTGTGCCTCCCTAGAGTACCATGAGAGGGACTCGATCCTAGATATCGTGGCAGTAGCTAGCCGGCCGCTAGCCCTAGACGGCTTCACAGACCAACTACAAAAACTCGATTATGTCAAGATTAAAGTGGAAATCAGTGCCCTAAACCCCCTCGAGCCAGGGTTCTTCATCAAGGGGCATCATAGAAGTTATGGAAGGCATTTGTCTACAAGAATTTGTTGGCATTTTGCTGCATCTGCATCTGGATCGGACACTTGGAAAGTGAATATCGGTACCCCTCCCCCGTGCGGAGGAATCAGGAGTTAGGGCTTCTTTGGTGCCTATGGTGGTGGAGACTCCTTTGTAGACCCTAAACCAACCGATGAAGGATGGGGACGATGGGGATCATCGCCCAGTCTTTGGTCTTTGGCTGGCCACTAACCGAATCTGGCAGTCAAGGGTAGCCAAGGTAGGGACCGGCCGAAGAAGATGACCGAGTCAACCCCCGAGTCGGCCTCGAGGTTGACATTCTTCCAATCCAGCCCGAGTTCCCCCAGAAACACGTCGAGTTTGCTCGAATCTCCACCAGACTCGGACAGGTGGCAGAAAACCACTGAGGTAGCTCGAAGAAGATCACCGGAGAAGGATGTTCTAGCTAGCGTCTCGGGGGCTTCCGTTGAAGAGGTGAGTCAAATCAGTTAGGGGAGCAAGTCTAGCCCGGTTCCGGGATGTATTGCGGATCGGGCCCAAGTTGAGGGCCTATAACACTGGGCTACTAGACCTCGGGATATCTTACTTCTTTGGGATATCTGCTGTTGGAAAGTTTTGTTTATCAATTTAAATTTTGTATGTATTTACAAATTACCATGGGAACATTTACCCTTATTAGTTCTTGAGTTCCCAAATATTATTGTCTCATCTTTGATACATTGTACCAAGGCTATTGCTTTGCTACTGGCATCACAGTTTTATATATAACCAAATGTAGGAACAACCATTGGCTATTGCTTTGCTACCACGTATTAGAGTATAAGGTCACATTTCATTTAAATGTCTTGTGATATACAAGACATGAGGATAGCTATTTTAATGGCCACATTCGCAGTCACACTCTTTGGCACCAATTAGCCATCACATGACATGGCTTTCCCACTCAAAACCTAAATGACGTTACACGACACCACAAAACCTAAAGGAAGTCAACCCAAAAATATAAATGCTCCTTCAGGAACCCACAACCATTCTCAATGTAGACATTTATAACTTTATAAGTCAATAATGAGGGAAATATCTTACTTCCTACGTcttatctcaaaaaaatatatattaataagaaTAATGCTAAATTTCACGAAAATCTTATCCACCCATTTTTCAAGAGAAAACTTTTGTTTGATTTATTAGTACCTTGTATTGATATAAATCTTAAGTGAAAAACACAGTAGGAAAGTCGACATTCTCTGAgtaactttatttttttctattgagATTTTTGCGTTACACAGTCATTACTCTATAAATAATTTTGTACATTTAAagataattatatattaatttctGGAAGGCCATGTTCATAGTCTTATCGGTTTTTTTGGCTCTtgatctctttttatttttcttcttttaataattttttcttttttaaaattttccccTGTACATGCCGTGCTGGATGCCCCAATCTCAGAAGAAAATGATGATGAGAGCATCTTTTAATATTTCAATCTAAATAATTTATGCAATGCTTTTTTTCTTAGTTATTTTCTggcttttaattattttttaatgaaaatatcACACGACGAAGGATaccaattattttaattttcatgCGGGAGAGTTTTTTTTGGGAGGACCAGAAATCTACTCTTTCATCTTCTcgtcatatatattttttttctgattttttttcgaTATTTATGCAACCactgtataaaaaaaaaaaccaattccTCGGGAAAAGCTATCGTCCGAACGCCCGCATAGATATCTTTGTGGAGGCTTCCACGAAAGCGACCGTTATGCGCCGACGGCGTGAACGAGTGAATGCGATGGATTCACGTGATCCAGATGGGTGGCAGAGATTGTCCCGCATAGAAAGTTGCACGAGACAACTCCACCTCAAGATCAAGCATACACGTGGCTGATCTCGTGATCGTCGGAGGCACATCGTGATCCGATGCGCGCACAACCGTCCAAAGATTCCCCATCGTCCTTCTCCAGCCTCCACATCGCCTTCAACTTTCGGCCAAAAATTACTTCTTTGCCCCGCACTTGACCTCTGCGGTAATTTTCTTTCGTGGGCCCTTTCCTAATCCAGATAGCTTTATTTATCTTCATCCCGCTTTTTTGCTAAAACTTCATCCCGCTTTgctaagatttttttctttcttgtgtttctttgtcaagatttttCCTTCCTTAACCAAATTGACTTGAAGTTGAAGTTGAATATGACCCGACGTTATTGAAGATGATTCATTAATAGTGTTAGATGGCTTTCCAATCACTCAACTACTGAGACTAGTTTCCATCTATTGCTACGGAATTGCGGAAAAATGATTGCTTGTCCACTGTATTATAAAGGAACACATATTTATAGGCTGATAGTACGGCTGATCGAATGGTCAAATATATAGATCATACAGGAACCACTCTctgaactattgcatattttattttctgattcgcAGAGATATATTTTTTGCTAGATTGACACAATAATTAGTACAATTCCACCCAAATTAATGATCTTGCACCATTGTTGGATGGACAGTAAATACCGTGAGTGTCACATTTTTGATGTTTCCATACAGAAGATGCGTCTAAGATGAAAAAGCCTTGATACATAGCATGCCGTGCCGTATAGCTCTGGACTTAGAATGGCAGCACTAGCATTGTAATTcatcaagaaaatatataaTGCATCTGCACTAATAAGCAAactatattatttttgatgaCCAAAAAAATCCAATGCTACGTACATAAGCAAACAATATTATTTATGTTTGGTCCTAGATTTTGCACCCATACCACATATCTGGCCAGAAATCACTTGCCATATGATTGGAACCATGCATTTAGAGCAATCTGCAGGTCTAATGGTGGCAGCCCACCACTTATGCTGCAAGTCAAAGTGCTGCAGCAATAGTTTCGTCCTGCGCCCGAATCAACCATGTATCGAGAAAATTGGATGGTTTAGGAAACAATTTGAGACAAGTCTCTAGACCCAACCTGACCCGAGTGGACCCACTTCTGCGATACTAGACCACAATAACTCGGCTCCAAACTAGAATGACAGAATGACAGAAATACCCTCTCCAATATCCGTCGGAAAAAGAATTCCAAAATATTCGTTTCGTGTTTTTTTGTGTTTGTTTGCTTTTCCTTTTGCATATAAAACAAGCGGAAGACGGTTGATCCAAAAGCATACGCAACTACGACTGCTCCATCAACAAGGCAAGGGCATTCCGGTATTTTCGCTTCTTTCCCACCATGGCAATCTAGATATTTTTTGGCACGTATAGGGGCATTCTTTCAATGCAACCCACTATAAATATGTTCCCCGGCTTCTCTCACCACCAAATCCCAAATCCCAAATCCCACGGCCTCATCTTCCCCCCCTCTCTTACCCCCCGCCCCGCCTCTTTCTTTCGTCTCTTCGCttactctttcttccttttcttcttcttctctttttctctttaatcCTCTCGAATTCCTCCCGTCCCCTCGCCGGATTCCGGCCGAGGGTGCCGTCCGTACAGCCATTTTCCGGCGAGATCGCCGGAATCCGGGCAATCTCTCTCGATCGTCCACCTATGTATTATTAACCTCGTAAATTGTTTCCTCTGCCCATTGTGCCCCTGGTTACGGTATCTGACGTGGCGGGAGCTGGGGTCGCGATGTCGAGCCACGCGCGCGAGGTGATAGCGACGTCCAGGAAGCGGAAGGACAGGGGCGGCTCCGCCGCGCCGACGGCAGGGAAAGCCGAGCCGGCCGGGGGCGGCACGCCGCCGGCGGGGAACCAGCTTCTGGCCGGATACCTGGCCCACGAGTTCCTCACCCGGGGGACGCTCTTCGGACAGCGGTGGGACCCGGCGGGCCGGTCCGACCTTGTGGAGAGCAAGAACCCGGACCCGGCCCGGGCGGGCGAGCCGGGCCCGGTGAAGGCGTACGCGGAGGTGGCGTGCCTGCTGAAGGCGGAAGGGGCCCATATCCCGGGAGTCGTCAATCCCACCCAGCTGGCTCAGTGGCTCCAGATGTGAGCGGGCGGGCGGGCGGGCGGGCGGGTAGCGGCCAACcattcctctctttcttcttctttgttttcgtgAACTCTTCTCAAAAGAATGGAATGgaagagaagtaaagaaaaagggggagggAAATCCCCTTTCTCCCTTCCCCCTCTCTTTGTGCCAGCGTGCATGAGTCGTGAGGGCACCAAAGCAAAGCTAGCAAAAGATCTCGGGGGCCTAAAAATCAGGGAAGAAAGtggatttttttgttttattttgtcttctttattttttttcctttatttggaAACTAGATCAATGACTTTTGCTGTAAGATGAATTGATGAGTTCATGTcggtttttttgttgttgttattgttaagcatatatatatttatatctcTATGTGGGGTGTGTTGTGTTTCTCTGGTTTCATCTTGCCTTCTCCGTTCTGGCTTTTCGTTGCAAGATATTTAGATAAAGACCCGAAGCTTATGAGAACGTAGTGACCCGGAAAGATGAATAGAACCGAACTAGCAACAAGAATTGCCAAATGAGCTGAAGGAAACAGAAGGCAATGGAGAAACAAGGGTGAGGGCGTTTCTTCCTCCCATGCACATGCACGTGCTCATGAGTAGACGTTGATGCATGGGAGCGACCTCCAAGAATTCGGTTGCTTGGAGACTTATAGAAAGAGTTGCGACTTGCCTGGGctatttgaaaaaataataataataaaaaagaaggaagaaagtgtCCTTTATGTTCTACGTTTGTGGTATGAAGATTTCTATTGGATGGAGACTTGGAGTTGGTCTTTGGTAATGGAGAAAGAGTGAGGATCCAATGGGTTGACAAGGAACCAGGCTTAGCCGCTTAAGAGAAAAATGAGGTATGTTTTTAAGCTGTTTAAAGGATGCAGGAGAGCGATGAGTCCGTGCATGGACTCGTGTGATGATTCAGCTGaagaagggttttttttttttccatttgagTCAATTGGTAGCGAATACGTTGGAAATGATAGAATAGAGAAGGtcctaatgagattacaaagggAGCTGTAGTTTAATGAGGCAACGGCCCTCCAGGATGGCAAACTACGTAGACAAGAGGAGCACTTGTTTTGTCGTCTTTAATACTGGAGGCTTGGAAGTTGGAAGACAGGGATCTAGACAAGGTGCACCTTTCACACTTTAATTCCTCTGACCTTATTTTAACTGAGCTTGATCGCCGAGAAACTGGGTTGGCTGATCAAAAAAGCACTACCATGACAGCATTGGGCATTGACATTTAAATTACCTACGTTTTAACGTTGATTTTGCAACTCAAGCGAGTTTTACAGGCTTTTTGGTTTCGAAGGGCATGATGTGGGTTTCAAAAGCCTTCCCCATATAACATTGATTGCAGGCCAATCCTCATGCCtcctgtttttttctttttgagagagagagagagagagagagagagaggagtggggGATCCATGTTCAGTATAATCaccaagattcaatttttttagGATACATTAATTCAACCAGAAACCTCTGGTTGCTAAGTAAAAGCGTGTGATTACTAGGACAAGTTCTCATCTGCTGCCTTTTTGCAATCTTACCTTCACAGAGGAGTTTTGTACGGTCCCAGCATAGAAGAGTTGAGCACAATGCTCGACTCCTCAATACTAAACTATCGAGATTCTGTTATTAACGAAGGCATCAGGTATGGTCATTGGAAGACTGATATGAACTTGACAAGGCAAGATCAAGAATTCTATAGAGATAGCATGGCATATTAGAGGGATCAAATAGTCTGTCAAAACTGCAAGCTATCTCAAGTCTGGGGCTCTAAGATGACCCGAAAACCACCTTAAGTTTGGAACGCCACCCGGCCGGTCTGAAATCCTGTGGACAAGAGTCGCTTGGAGATGATCACCATTGGACGTGCCAATTTTGCCTGCCGGTGCCAATCCGACCATCACCGGCAAGGGGTTTAGAGAAGAGTTCCCATACACAAGCCTTAGGGCTTTGGTTTTGGTATTCGTCCAGCGTAAACATAAACAATGGAAGATAAAGAAGcgataagatttttcttttttggttttggttttggcATCTCCatgagcatcaaattaaagttgatGTAGGGAAGCGATAAgattctttttcagaaaagcaTTTATTCTCATTTACACGCAAAATGCAATAAGCATGGTTCAAGAAAACTTTAATTCGTTCCAACCAAAATCATGTAGAAActctcaacaatttaaaattatgctataagaaaaggaaagaaaatattgggaaAATATTGGATGTCAAAGTCATATAATACAGACTTCGGAGATGAAGACCGAGTAATTTGAACATGCCATTCACAATCTTGCCGTGTATTATAATTGCGTGCCACCATATTGATTTTCTCATTTTTGACAGAGTGGATACTTTGGTAACATTCATGCATACAGAAAATGTATTGAAAATGAAATGTATACTTAACAGTCAAATGCAGAACAAAGCAACACACAGATAATATAAGCTCACATGTCATAAGCGGATATGCAAACCCAACCCAAATATCACATTGAAACAGAACAAGCAATATGTGTTCTCGTTGTCTATAAAGCACAGAAATAATCATggattttcctccttttttcttcttttttttgcgtTTGACAAAGCAGCAAGGCAAGCCCACTAAATTTACTGATAAGTGAATGATAGGGTTCTCACTAACCCAGCTTGAGGAACCAGTCGAAGCATGGTGAGAGAAGCTGCTAGCAAGCACCCAACCAATAGCAATTCTCTTATAAGGTCGCTATTCCCTCTTTGCAGCAATTGATCGTGCTTTTAGATTTAGGAATACTGCCCTGAAGTTCCAACAGAAATGACATTGTTCAGCATAGATAAACATAATTTATTGAACCGACAGGGAATCCAATCAGAAAATTACGAGTCCGAGATCATGTAAGGAATTCCGGTGGCATTACTTGTATCCAGATGAAGTTACATGTTACAACTGAAAACCCTAGATTTGATGGTGTTTAATCAAACTGAGGACGTTTCCTTATGTTCCTATATGTTTCAGTTTGAGAAGATTGCCCTCTTATTTTTCTCTTAGACCAACATGTGCCATTCAACATGGTGGATTACTCTTTTGGTTGAGCTGCAAATTTTTCTTAGTGTCTCACCACATTTCCATCACAAAACAATAAATCCAAATGTAATTAGTACACGAAATTAAATATTAAACATCAATATGCATAGCACCTTGTcgagattaataattaaaatcATGAATTTGCAGTAACATACATACAGATCAACATTCATAAAGTACAACTAAGTTTacccccaaaagaaaaaaagggtacATACAAAGAATAAACACATTCTGCTGACATTACCTCAGGTAAGCATGGATGCAAGACCAAGCGCACGGAGACAATTAAGTTACTGATTAGATATCCCTGGATGAATGCAAAGCCATGACGAACAATATAATATAAGGAAAAAGCATGGAAGTCATCACGGCCATATCTATATGGATAATTTGCTTCTGTCTTATAATCTCACTTGCTAGTATGTCTGTCTTCCACTCAAAAAACAAGTGTCTATATCTATCTAGTTATATATGTACAAAATTACATGTAAGTGCAAGCTCTCATGGATATATGTGCATATATGCGTGTCtaagccctctctctctcacacgcaCATACGTACACACAcacagtgagagagagagagaccaggCAGACATTCAACCAACAAATGCAAAAATCAAAAAGACCTTTTCCCTTGAAGAGT is from Phoenix dactylifera cultivar Barhee BC4 chromosome 18, palm_55x_up_171113_PBpolish2nd_filt_p, whole genome shotgun sequence and encodes:
- the LOC103699642 gene encoding uncharacterized protein LOC103699642 gives rise to the protein MSSHAREVIATSRKRKDRGGSAAPTAGKAEPAGGGTPPAGNQLLAGYLAHEFLTRGTLFGQRWDPAGRSDLVESKNPDPARAGEPGPVKAYAEVACLLKAEGAHIPGVVNPTQLAQWLQM